A single window of Vibrio sp. HB236076 DNA harbors:
- a CDS encoding DNA repair protein, whose amino-acid sequence MNIGLIIALVAILLVLVLGYNIMLQYKSKVETIKKQETARYVAVIDSTEELLGHANNVPFSKPLLLCLNNRILDALQSMLELDPKNKQVATRIATMKQQLADIDSNFNDEETTSFKIPANDKQAIAMLKIVKKLRETVRNEHNKGRMDTQAYVNENGRLESMQIRINIENVIKRANDAISRGQSGTALQLLRKGIDALSSKSDSYSQQAKEKLETMLGDLDQQRQSRDAVEREEMENRERNDDMAALFGDKKKW is encoded by the coding sequence ATGAATATTGGTTTAATCATTGCACTCGTTGCCATTTTACTCGTCCTCGTTCTCGGCTATAACATTATGCTGCAATACAAAAGCAAAGTTGAAACGATCAAAAAGCAAGAAACTGCTCGCTATGTTGCCGTCATTGACAGCACTGAAGAACTACTTGGTCACGCTAACAATGTTCCTTTTAGTAAACCGTTATTGCTGTGTTTGAACAATCGCATTCTCGACGCTTTGCAATCGATGCTAGAACTCGATCCCAAGAACAAACAAGTTGCCACTCGTATTGCGACCATGAAGCAACAATTGGCCGATATCGACAGTAATTTTAACGATGAAGAAACCACGTCGTTTAAGATTCCCGCCAATGATAAACAAGCCATTGCCATGCTTAAAATTGTCAAAAAATTACGTGAAACGGTGCGCAATGAACACAACAAAGGCCGTATGGATACACAAGCCTACGTCAATGAAAACGGCCGTTTAGAAAGCATGCAAATTCGAATTAACATTGAAAATGTCATCAAACGAGCGAATGATGCTATTAGTCGAGGACAGAGTGGCACCGCATTACAACTTCTCCGCAAAGGCATAGACGCGTTAAGCAGTAAAAGCGACAGTTATTCTCAGCAAGCGAAAGAAAAACTAGAAACCATGCTAGGCGATTTGGATCAACAACGACAATCCCGCGACGCCGTTGAACGTGAAGAAATGGAAAATCGCGAGCGCAATGATGACATGGCCGCTTTGTTCGGCGACAAGAAAAAATGGTAA
- the pyrF gene encoding orotidine-5'-phosphate decarboxylase gives MNDPKIIVALDFEQQCDALAFVDNVDPKSCRLKVGKEMFTLFGPEFVKHLHQRGFSVFLDLKFHDIPNTCSKAVRAAAELGVWMVNVHASGGERMMTASREILEPYGQDKPLLIGVTVLTSMEQQDLSAVGITTSPHEQVLNLATLTRNAGLDGVVCSAHEASSLKAKLGNDFTLVTPGIRPVGSAQGDQRRIMTPLEARQAGSDYLVIGRPITQAEHPATVLQSINHELGLV, from the coding sequence ATGAACGATCCAAAAATAATTGTCGCCTTAGATTTTGAGCAGCAGTGTGATGCATTGGCTTTTGTTGATAATGTTGATCCTAAGTCATGCCGACTAAAAGTGGGTAAAGAGATGTTTACCTTATTTGGCCCTGAGTTTGTCAAGCACTTGCACCAGCGTGGGTTTTCTGTCTTCTTAGACCTCAAGTTTCACGATATCCCCAATACTTGTTCAAAAGCCGTGCGTGCTGCAGCGGAGTTGGGCGTTTGGATGGTAAATGTTCATGCAAGTGGCGGTGAGCGCATGATGACAGCGTCAAGAGAGATCCTAGAGCCTTATGGCCAAGATAAGCCATTGCTGATTGGGGTGACGGTACTAACCAGTATGGAGCAGCAAGACTTGTCAGCGGTTGGCATCACCACCTCGCCACATGAACAAGTGTTGAATTTAGCAACCTTAACACGCAATGCAGGCCTAGATGGGGTCGTTTGTTCTGCTCATGAAGCGAGCTCACTTAAGGCGAAGCTGGGTAATGACTTTACCTTAGTCACGCCAGGCATTCGCCCTGTGGGGAGCGCTCAAGGTGATCAGCGTCGAATTATGACGCCTTTAGAAGCACGCCAAGCGGGATCGGATTATTTGGTGATTGGTAGGCCGATCACTCAAGCCGAACACCCTGCTACTGTATTACAGTCTATTAATCACGAACTCGGATTAGTGTAA
- a CDS encoding tRNA isopentenyl-2-thiomethyl-A-37 hydroxylase MiaE has product MIDISPHLPLLSPINQFLHCETPQAWIDQAVKPDNLATLLIDHLLCELKAGQSAMYLIRRYAVEPESREVLLNWFKPYEDFAYRQIGSIETLKGKSQITKAIKAKAGTPYSQVLIDKMVMLIKEELHHFYQVLEIMESRGIDYQNVSASRYAKGMLTHMKTHEPDTLVDKLIIGAYIEARSCERFAKIAPHLDDDIGKFYLSLLRSEARHYQDYLTLAQEISPFDITERVAFFGQVEADLIQSPDQDFKFHSGYPA; this is encoded by the coding sequence ATGATAGATATTTCTCCACATTTACCATTGCTGTCGCCAATTAACCAATTTTTGCATTGTGAAACACCACAGGCTTGGATCGATCAAGCCGTCAAACCCGACAACCTGGCTACCTTACTTATCGATCATCTATTGTGTGAATTAAAAGCGGGGCAGTCTGCCATGTATTTGATTCGCCGTTACGCCGTTGAGCCAGAAAGTCGAGAAGTGTTGTTAAATTGGTTTAAACCGTATGAAGATTTTGCTTATCGACAAATCGGCAGTATTGAAACACTCAAGGGGAAAAGCCAGATCACCAAGGCAATCAAAGCGAAGGCCGGAACTCCCTACAGTCAGGTATTAATTGATAAGATGGTTATGCTAATCAAAGAAGAATTACACCATTTTTATCAAGTGCTTGAAATCATGGAATCGAGAGGGATTGACTATCAAAATGTCAGTGCCAGTCGCTATGCCAAAGGCATGTTAACTCATATGAAAACCCACGAGCCAGATACCTTAGTAGACAAGTTGATTATTGGTGCTTACATCGAAGCACGTTCATGTGAACGCTTTGCCAAAATTGCCCCCCATCTCGATGACGATATCGGCAAGTTTTATTTATCTCTACTGCGCTCGGAAGCGAGGCATTACCAAGACTACCTCACTTTAGCACAAGAGATTTCGCCTTTTGACATCACAGAGCGCGTGGCATTTTTTGGTCAAGTTGAAGCGGATTTGATTCAAAGCCCTGATCAAGACTTTAAATTTCACAGTGGCTATCCAGCCTAA